From the genome of Papaver somniferum cultivar HN1 chromosome 2, ASM357369v1, whole genome shotgun sequence, one region includes:
- the LOC113348956 gene encoding protein PHR1-LIKE 3-like isoform X1: MFSGLIQPLEAASVISHHHQEEIQSGGISSNHNHHHLHHRLDPCLVLTSDPKPRLRWTADLHERFVDAVTQLGGPDKATPKAIMRTMGVKGLTLFHLKSHLQKYRLGKQSGKEFVDAPKDATAASYLLGSPVMGTSSPGLPASDINEGYEVKEALRAQMEVQRKLHLQVEVEKHMQIRKDAELRYMKSMLDRALKMLPEYSMDDKGGVPEPKDIDESAAPNPSIPNSDQIKLYSFNPTKAANVIVPESDSPHSLQTMRADCSTESCLTSHESPANLSLETSTGAGGVKRVRNLDSVSNSLIWRETRRLAQDNDLSCVNPQETTGYEGYEAI, translated from the exons ATGTTCTCTGGTTTGATTCAACCCCTTGAAGCTGCTTCTgtcatttctcatcatcatcaggAAGAGATCCAAAGTGGGGGGATTTCTTCTAAtcacaatcatcatcatcttcatcatcgtttGGACCCTTGTTTGGTTCTCACTTCAGATCCAAAACCTCGTCTCAGATGGACTGCTGACTTGCATGAACGTTTTGTGGATGCTGTCACTCAACTTGGAGGCCCTGATA AAGCTACACCGAAGGCTATTATGCGGACTATGGGCGTAAAAGGACTTACACTTTTTCACTTAAAGAGCCATCTTCAG AAATACAGGCTAGGTAAGCAATCTGGAAAGGAATTTGTTGATGCACCAAAAGACG CAACTGCAGCATCATACCTTTTGGGTAGCCCAGTCATGGGTACTTCATCTCCTGGCTTACCAGCTTCCGATATCAACGA GGGTTATGAAGTCAAGGAGGCACTAAGAGCACAGATGGAAGTGCAGAGAAAATTACATTTACAAGTTGAA GTTGAGAAACACATGCAGATTCGCAAAGATGCTGAACTAAGATATATGAAGTCGATGCTCGAtagagcattgaagatgcttccTGAATACAGCATGGATGATAAAGGGGGAGTACCAGAGCCCAAAGACATTGATGAATCGGCAGCGCCAAATCCTTCCATACCCAACTCTGATCAAATAAAACTCTACTCTTTTAACCCGACAAAAGCAGCCAACGTTATTGTCCCTGAAAGTGATAGTCCTCATAGTCTTCAAACAATGAGAGCTGATTGTTCTACTGAAAGCTGCCTGACTTCACATGAAAGTCCAGCGAATTTGTCTTTGGAGACTTCCACTGGTGCGGGCGGTGTAAAACGAGTTAGGAATTTGGATTCAGTATCAAATTCGCTGATTTGGCGTGAGACGAGAAGGCTAGCACAGGACAATGATTTGAGTTGCGTCAACCCGCAAGAAACCACTGGATATGAAGGATATGAAGCAATATAA
- the LOC113348956 gene encoding protein PHR1-LIKE 3-like isoform X2, with amino-acid sequence MFSGLIQPLEAASVISHHHQEEIQSGGISSNHNHHHLHHRLDPCLVLTSDPKPRLRWTADLHERFVDAVTQLGGPDKATPKAIMRTMGVKGLTLFHLKSHLQKYRLGKQSGKEFVDAPKDASYLLGSPVMGTSSPGLPASDINEGYEVKEALRAQMEVQRKLHLQVEVEKHMQIRKDAELRYMKSMLDRALKMLPEYSMDDKGGVPEPKDIDESAAPNPSIPNSDQIKLYSFNPTKAANVIVPESDSPHSLQTMRADCSTESCLTSHESPANLSLETSTGAGGVKRVRNLDSVSNSLIWRETRRLAQDNDLSCVNPQETTGYEGYEAI; translated from the exons ATGTTCTCTGGTTTGATTCAACCCCTTGAAGCTGCTTCTgtcatttctcatcatcatcaggAAGAGATCCAAAGTGGGGGGATTTCTTCTAAtcacaatcatcatcatcttcatcatcgtttGGACCCTTGTTTGGTTCTCACTTCAGATCCAAAACCTCGTCTCAGATGGACTGCTGACTTGCATGAACGTTTTGTGGATGCTGTCACTCAACTTGGAGGCCCTGATA AAGCTACACCGAAGGCTATTATGCGGACTATGGGCGTAAAAGGACTTACACTTTTTCACTTAAAGAGCCATCTTCAG AAATACAGGCTAGGTAAGCAATCTGGAAAGGAATTTGTTGATGCACCAAAAGACG CATCATACCTTTTGGGTAGCCCAGTCATGGGTACTTCATCTCCTGGCTTACCAGCTTCCGATATCAACGA GGGTTATGAAGTCAAGGAGGCACTAAGAGCACAGATGGAAGTGCAGAGAAAATTACATTTACAAGTTGAA GTTGAGAAACACATGCAGATTCGCAAAGATGCTGAACTAAGATATATGAAGTCGATGCTCGAtagagcattgaagatgcttccTGAATACAGCATGGATGATAAAGGGGGAGTACCAGAGCCCAAAGACATTGATGAATCGGCAGCGCCAAATCCTTCCATACCCAACTCTGATCAAATAAAACTCTACTCTTTTAACCCGACAAAAGCAGCCAACGTTATTGTCCCTGAAAGTGATAGTCCTCATAGTCTTCAAACAATGAGAGCTGATTGTTCTACTGAAAGCTGCCTGACTTCACATGAAAGTCCAGCGAATTTGTCTTTGGAGACTTCCACTGGTGCGGGCGGTGTAAAACGAGTTAGGAATTTGGATTCAGTATCAAATTCGCTGATTTGGCGTGAGACGAGAAGGCTAGCACAGGACAATGATTTGAGTTGCGTCAACCCGCAAGAAACCACTGGATATGAAGGATATGAAGCAATATAA